A stretch of the Bacillus alveayuensis genome encodes the following:
- a CDS encoding molecular chaperone Hsp33 (product_source=KO:K04083; cath_funfam=3.55.30.10,3.90.1280.10; cog=COG1281; ko=KO:K04083; pfam=PF01430; smart=SM00343,SM01018; superfamily=118352,64397): protein MSDYLVKSLAYGGQVRAYAVRTTETVGEAQKRHHTWPTASAALGRAMTAGVMLGSMLKGEEKLTIKIEGGGPIGVILVDSNSKGEVRGYVTNPQTHFELNQYGKLDVARAVGTSGTLSVVKDLGLKEHFAGQVPLISGELGDDFTYYLVSSEQVPSSVGVGVLVNPDNTILAAGGFIIQLMPGTEEKTVEEIEKRLSTIEPISKLIQKGLTPEEILEEVLGEGNVKVIDKMPVQFRCQCSKERIANAIISLGKEEIQAMIDEDGEAEAQCHFCNEVYHFSKDELEELKKSAMKE, encoded by the coding sequence ATGAGTGACTACTTAGTAAAATCCCTTGCTTATGGCGGGCAAGTACGAGCCTATGCGGTAAGAACAACGGAAACAGTGGGGGAGGCGCAAAAAAGACATCATACGTGGCCGACTGCTTCTGCAGCTCTTGGTCGAGCAATGACAGCAGGAGTCATGCTAGGTTCTATGTTAAAAGGGGAAGAGAAATTAACAATCAAAATAGAAGGCGGCGGGCCGATAGGAGTTATTTTAGTTGATAGTAATTCAAAAGGAGAAGTGCGTGGATATGTTACAAATCCACAAACACACTTTGAGCTTAATCAATATGGAAAATTAGATGTTGCCAGAGCGGTCGGAACTTCGGGTACGTTATCTGTTGTGAAAGACTTAGGTTTAAAAGAACACTTTGCCGGGCAAGTCCCGCTCATTTCTGGTGAACTTGGTGATGATTTCACATACTATTTAGTTTCCTCTGAACAAGTCCCATCTTCTGTTGGAGTAGGTGTATTAGTCAATCCCGATAATACCATTTTAGCGGCAGGCGGCTTTATTATTCAATTGATGCCAGGAACAGAAGAGAAAACTGTGGAAGAAATTGAAAAGCGATTAAGTACGATTGAGCCAATATCTAAGCTTATTCAAAAAGGATTAACTCCTGAAGAAATTTTAGAAGAAGTGTTAGGGGAAGGAAATGTGAAAGTCATCGATAAAATGCCTGTTCAATTCCGTTGTCAATGCTCTAAAGAACGTATAGCAAATGCTATCATAAGCTTAGGGAAAGAAGAAATACAGGCAATGATTGATGAAGATGGGGAAGCAGAGGCGCAATGTCATTTTTGTAATGAGGTCTATCATTTTTCAAAAGATGAATTAGAAGAGCTAAAAAAATCAGCTATGAAAGAGTAA
- a CDS encoding type III pantothenate kinase (product_source=KO:K03525; cath_funfam=3.30.420.40; cog=COG1521; ko=KO:K03525; pfam=PF03309; superfamily=53067; tigrfam=TIGR00671), whose amino-acid sequence MILVLDVGNTNTVIGVYDHDELKHHWRIETSRNKTEDEFGMLLKSLFEYVGLSFSHINGMIISSVVPPIMFALERMCQKYFHLKPLIVGPGIKTGLDIKYENPREVGADRIVNAVAGIHLYGGPLIIVDFGTATTYCYINEEKQYMGGAIAPGINISTEALYSRAAKLPRIEIARPDHIIGKNTVSAMQAGILYGYVGQVEGIVSRMKAQAKKEPTVIATGGLASLIADESDIIDIVDPFLTLKGLQLIYERNVGKEH is encoded by the coding sequence AATACGGTTATAGGGGTTTATGATCATGATGAATTAAAACATCATTGGCGTATCGAAACAAGTCGAAATAAGACAGAAGATGAATTTGGCATGTTATTGAAATCATTGTTTGAGTATGTCGGTTTATCATTTTCACATATCAATGGAATGATTATCTCTTCTGTTGTTCCGCCGATCATGTTTGCCTTAGAAAGAATGTGTCAAAAATATTTTCATTTAAAGCCTTTAATTGTTGGTCCAGGTATCAAGACAGGCTTGGACATAAAATATGAAAACCCACGTGAAGTTGGAGCAGATAGAATCGTGAATGCTGTTGCAGGCATTCATTTATATGGTGGTCCATTAATTATTGTTGACTTTGGTACAGCAACCACATATTGCTATATAAATGAGGAGAAGCAATATATGGGTGGAGCTATTGCCCCAGGAATAAACATATCTACGGAAGCTCTCTATTCGCGAGCAGCCAAATTGCCACGAATAGAAATTGCTAGACCAGATCATATTATTGGCAAAAACACAGTTAGCGCGATGCAAGCCGGTATTTTATATGGATATGTTGGACAAGTGGAAGGAATTGTTTCAAGAATGAAGGCACAAGCGAAAAAAGAACCTACTGTCATTGCTACAGGGGGGCTTGCTTCTTTAATTGCAGATGAATCAGATATTATTGATATCGTTGATCCATTTTTAACGTTAAAAGGACTACAGTTAATTTATGAGCGAAATGTTGGAAAGGAGCACTAA